A single genomic interval of Lathyrus oleraceus cultivar Zhongwan6 chromosome 7, CAAS_Psat_ZW6_1.0, whole genome shotgun sequence harbors:
- the LOC127108373 gene encoding BAG family molecular chaperone regulator 7: MSRFRRYEIIEEEPLPFPLPFCHSSSSHFFVTETLPFASFVEESLPFNLDLCLLPSHFHADLVRVDRTASFLQKRVEKQQKLGLESLSDRVAELESRFEQILGGKKKEEKKKKNIDGGGGCNRKYTWTTEIKGAEKNGFDRKYKWIAEIVEEEKKKKKSAVVKNVKWTAEIKGKGEDSENTRRYTFAVESGGDDAEKKKKKKNVNEKEKVKEEENVKDKKNERKLRIVEIEEPDDHRGVVLRQAYAKRFGAVQNQRGKKKELSPQDAALLIQITFRAYIIRRSKALRALRELAVAKSKLKELRAQFNNFSYRRRLASDPVECQRFSERVIVLLLTVDAIEGVDQMVRSAKKSMVDELEAMLDVVDPQPTGGSQSFKRRTFDMPDGVIRKEIEEGVAQVVQMLDEAENSSSTYEASHRD; encoded by the exons ATGAGCCGATTCAGAAGATACGAAATCATCGAAGAAGAACCATTACCTTTTCCCTTACCCTTCTGTCACTCATCTTCTTCACATTTCTTCGTAACAGAAACCCTACCATTTGCTTCCTTTGTTGAAGAATCTCTCCCGTTCAATCTCGATCTATGTCTTCTCCCTAGTCATTTCCACGCGGATCTGGTCCGCGTGGATCGTACTGCGTCGTTTTTGCAGAAACGAGTTGAGAAGCAACAGAAACTCGGTCTGGAGAGTTTGAGTGACCGAGTCGCCGAGTTGGAGTCGCGATTCGAGCAGATCCTCGGCGGAAAGAAGAaggaggagaagaagaagaagaacatTGACGGTGGAGGTGGATGTAATCGGAAGTACACGTGGACGACTGAGATTAAAGGAGCTGAGAAGAATGGGTTTGATAGGAAGTATAAATGGATTGCTGAGATTGTTGaggaagaaaagaagaagaagaaaagtgCAGTTGTGAAGAATGTTAAATGGACGGCTGAGATTAAGGGAAAGGGTGAGGATAGTGAGAACACGAGGAGGTATACTTTTGCAGTTGAAAGTGGTGGTGATGATGctgaaaagaagaagaagaagaagaatgtgAATGAGAAGGAGAAGGTGAAGGAGGAAGAGAATGTTAAGGATAAGAAGAATGAAAGAAAATTGCGTATTGTGGAGATTGAAGAACCCGATGATCATAGGGGTGTCGTTTTAAGACAG GCATATGCTAAGAGGTTTGGAGCAGTTCAAAATCAGAGAGGCAAAAAGAAGGAATTATCTCCTCAAGATGCTGCATTGTTGATCCAGATCACCTTTAGAGCATATATAATCCGTAGGTCAAAGGCTCTTCGTGCCCTCAGAGAACTCGCTGTTGCAAAATCTAAATTAAAGGAGCTCAGAGCCCAGTTCAACAATTTTTCCTACCGACGCCGTTTAGCTAGTGATCCGGTGGAATGCCAGAGGTTTTCTGAGAGAGTCATTGTCTTGCTCCTCACTGTTGATGCTATTGAG GGAGTTGACCAGATGGTTAGATCTGCAAAGAAGTCAATGGTGGATGAGCTGGAAGCAATGCTTGATGTTGTAGATCCCCAGCCTACTGGAGGATCCCAATCCTTCAAAAGAAGAACATTTGACATGCCTGATGGAGTCATCCGGAAGGAAATTGAAGAAGGTGTTGCACAAGTTGTGCAAATGCTAGATGAAGCCGAGAATAGCAGCAGCACCTATGAAGCATCCCATCGTGATTAA